The Theobroma cacao cultivar B97-61/B2 chromosome 2, Criollo_cocoa_genome_V2, whole genome shotgun sequence genome includes the window AAGTACATTCATTTCGCAAGAATTTTATTCACAactgtttaaatgaaatgtctGATTCAGAAAACTTACACAGATGAAACATTGAAACATATCAAATTGACTCGAAGGGGAACATGCATGACTTACCTACACATAACATTAAAAGACTAATGTTTGGTCTAGTCTCATGCCTGATTTTCCTTCAACCTACAAATTGCAATGATGGATAGATCCAATGCACATACCTCTGACACTCAAGGCAGAGGGTGGTAAAACAAGCAGGACAGCTAAGCACAGCATCAGAAATACGGCCTTTCCTTTTATTCTGAACCCATAATTCATCTTTATCATCAAGGTCTGGGTCATAGAATTCTGGTTTGATGGAATAGTCTATTTCATCATCGTCAGAAACTGAAAATGCACACAGCATGACCCACAATTCCCATCAGATTATATAAGAGGACACAAGACTTGAATATGCAAATGAAAGACAGTTTCAAAACCACCCAAATTCATCATGTattttgtaaaagaaaatttatttcttcttttctggAAAACAAAGCTCAAAAGATTAGCTGGTTCGTGCTATTGTCAATTCTCACACAGCCAAATAAGACGGTGAGCTGAGCAGACAatgaattaaacaaaaaaaaaaagaaagacagcATGCTGACCATACTTTGGAACTTTTTAGGTTTTAATTACTTCGGAAGACCAGACATGAAATTTAGAggtaaacaaaaaagaaaaaaaatggtgcTGACAGGAAATATTGTCTTTCACAACCagttattaattttgttaaaaggGATTAAATTATTAGCTGATAAATGATAACCCagataaaaattcaataaggAAGATCAATTTCTTCTTTGGAAACTAGTAAACAAAAatcaagaatatatatatatatatatataaataagtaaTACGATTAAAGACAGTAAagggaataagaaaaaaattactgGTTTGCTGGGAATTGGTCGGGGAATCcattttttctgttttggtgTCTTCTTCCACCTGCACTACTTCTACTTGCTTATTGGCTTTCGTTCCTTCCATGGTTCGTCCCTTGGGTTTTCTTCACAGTTCACAGCGCCTAAGAAGGATGCCAACTGCCAGGGCCCAAGGGTTAGATTTGGCCTTCTTCTATACTATTCTAATTGCCTTGGATTTGTTTCTAGGACACGGTGAGCACTGAGCTCTAAAACTTCTACCGTTTGAATGAAGGTTACAAATCATGTTCAACTTCAACATCTTATTTATTCATACTCAACAATCTAAGAGTCGAATCTCCTTTTTCTCAATAATAAtaacacaaaaaataaaatatcacattttttaaattttaatccaaatttcaaatggatctatttattttttaaatggacactttatttcaaaattacaaacaccaaatattataaaaaaataaaatattctttttttattaattttaaaaaatattattatattcttttaaagAATAGGGGTGCCTCCTCAAGGGAGGGGAGCCCCAAATCGGGCTCCCCATATGGGGAgttctttttatttgaattaataaaaaatcaataaaattatataatagtaattttaaaaattaattaagtatacAATCATCTTTTATCTTTGTCACGTTATCAAATTGACGAAAACCCTAACCACTGGACCTAGGTgacttatgaaaaatatttttttg containing:
- the LOC18608473 gene encoding E2F-associated phosphoprotein, producing the protein MEGTKANKQVEVVQVEEDTKTEKMDSPTNSQQTISDDDEIDYSIKPEFYDPDLDDKDELWVQNKRKGRISDAVLSCPACFTTLCLECQRHEKYVTQYRAIFVVNCKIENDQVRQEKVKPKKGKRRRECSENEAVDAGGETFKPVCCSVCSTEVGVIDEDEVYHFFNVLPSEC